The Hyalangium gracile genome segment CTGTGGATCCCAGCTCCAACTGGACGAGTCCTCGTCGAAGGTGAGCAGGCGCTGAGCGTGGAGGAATCGGAGGAACTCCTTGATGAAGAGGGGGTTGCCGCCAGTCTTGGCGTGTACGAGTCGTGCGAGCGGCCGGGCCTTCTCCATGTCCGTGCCCAGTGCCTCACCGACCATGGCCGCCACATCCTCGGGCTCCAGGGGAGAGAGGTGAAGCCGCCGCACCTCGATCCTGACCGCCTCCAGCTCGCCCAGCATGAGGAACAGCGGGTGCCCCGCGCTGACTTCGTGATCACGGTAGGTGCCGATCATCAGCAGGTGGCTCAGCTCGGCGCAACGCGCGAGGTGCTGCAGCAGCGACAGGGTCGCGCTGTCGGCCCACTGCAGATCGTCCAGGAAGAGGACCAGGGGATGGCCAACGCCGGCGAAGAGCTGGAGGAAGCGCTGGAGGGTGAAGTGCAGTCGGTTGCGTGACTCGGTAGCGGGCAGGGGCGCGGGTGGCGGCTGCTCGCCCAGCAGGAGCTGAACCTCGGGGATGGCCTCGGCCAGCACCGCCACGTTGGTGCCCAGGCTCTCTTGAACGCGGAGGGCCCACTCGCCAGCCTCCGCCGGTTGAGACAGCAGCTCGCGGATGAGCGCGGTGACCGCCTGGGCGAACGGTGCGAAGGGGGTACTGCGATGGAGCTGATCGCACTTGCCTCCGATGAAGCGGCCCCGGGTCACAAGGATCCGTGGCTGGAGCTCGCTGATCAGTGCGCTCTTTCCTACGCCCGCGCGTCCTGACACCATCACCAGAGCCCGCTCCCCGGCGACGACCCGCTCGTAGCCGCTGAGCAGGAAGTCCAGCTGGGGCGAGCGCCCATACACCCGCTGCGGCAAGTGGAAGGCCCTCTGCCGGTCCGAGCGGCCCAACTCGAAGGCGTCCAGCGGCTGGTCCTCGCGCAGCCGCCGCTGGCACTCCGCCAGGTCGGCCAGCAGGCCCCGAGCACTCTGGTAGCGGTCCTCCCGGCTCTTGGCGAGCAGCTTCATCACCAGCCGCGACAGCACCAGTGGCACCGAGGGTTCCACCTCGTGAGGGGCGGGCGGTGTCTTCGCCAGATGGGCGTGGATGAGCTCCAGCGGATCCTGCGTGGATGAGAAGGGCCGGGCTCCCACCAACATCTCGTAGAAGGTAGCGCCCAGCGCGTAGAAGTCCGCGCGGAAGTCGATTCCCAGGCTCATCCGGCCGGTTTGCTCCGGGGCCATGTATGCCAGCGTGCCGCTGATGGCGGGGCTGCTGGAGGCGGCGCCTTCCTCGTTCGCGATAGACGAGGCGCTGGAGAAGTCCCCGAGCTTCACGACCCCCGACGCCGGGTTGACGATGATGTTATGGGGTTTGATGTCCTTGTGAATGATGTTGCGACGGTGGACCGTGTCCAGTGCCTCGACCACCTTGAGGGCGCAGTCGAGGAACTCGCCAGCAGGCAACCTGCGGCGCTCGGCAAGCAGGTGCTTCAGCGACGTGCCGCCGAAGTCCTCCAGGACCAGCACGACTCGGTCGGGGAACTCCTCCACCTCCAAGGCTCGCACCACGCGCTCACCTGGCAGTGTCCGCATAATGGCGTACTCACGCCGCAGTTCGAGGACCCGGTGCCGGTCCAGGTAGTCAGACTTCGGGATCTTGAGGACCACGGGACTGTCATCGCTCCTCCTCCGGGCTCGGAGGAGGGTCGAGCGGCTCCCGTCATGGAGGGTGGCGAGCAGGTGGTAGCCGGCAATCAAGGTCATCTGCGTGTCAGACGTGGCGAGTCCACATAGGTGAGCATCGCCGCCAGGGAGAAGCAACCCTGGCGGTGTGAAGCGTCTCACCGGAATCCTGAGAGCTGGCTCACAGCCCCACGGAAGGCCCACCGGTAGCGTCATTCCTCGGAAGGCACCAGCCCAGGAGGAATGTCCATGTCGAGCGATGCTCCCGATTCGTCCCTCACGAAGAGCCCCGCAGGGTTCCTGTATGTGCTGCTCATCGCGGCGACGGCCGTCAACCTGACCGCCAACCTCATCGCCGACGTGACGCTGTTCCGCCTCGACGCGACGCTGTGCCCCCCCGACGTGACGATGTGCCACCCCGACTTGACGCCGTGCCATCCCGAGCAGGCACAGCCGGCGGGCTGGGTGTCGTGGCTGATCCGCATCTCCAAACCCATGCTCGTGCCTGCCCTTGCCGGCATTCTCTTCCTGAGCACCCGAGGTGTTGCGTCGACCATCCGCAGGGGTTCCTTCTACGTGGCGCTCCTCTTCTGCTGGGTCGGCGACATCGCACTGCTGATCTCAACGGCCGTCCCTAGCACGGAGCCCGATTACTTCTTCTTCGTCGGACTGGGCGCGTTCGGCGTGGCGCACTTGTTCTTCATCTGGTCATACGCGCCGCGCGATAAGCAGGAGCTTCGGTGGATGTCCTTCGTCTACGGGCTCCCGTTCGTCGTCTACGGCTACACCCTCTACTCCGTCATCTACCACAGCCTGGTGGAGCCGAAGCAGCACGCTACGGTGCAGGCCCTGTCCATCGCGGGCTACATGGTCGTGCTGTTGTCCAACGGGGTGACAGCCCTTCTGCGCCTGCGGGCGAATACGCAGATCCGGGAGTCCTCGGCCTCCATCCTCGCGGGAGTCGTGCTGTTCGTGCAGTCCGACAGCATCATTGCGATCACCAGGTATGTGAGCGTGATGCCACTTGAGCGCTTTTCCATCATGGCCACGTACATCCTCGGCCTGTACCTGATGGTGCGAGGGTGCTTCCTCGAGCCGCGGGAAGGCCAGTTGTCGCGGCCTACTGCTCAGCCCGAGGCGCGGCCCGAGACGCCGCCCACGATGCAGGCCGCCGCCTGATCCTCCTTCATCCACACCCAACGAGGCTCACCATGACGAACACTTCGCACGGGGATGTCATCTTCCGGCAGCTGGAGTGCCGGAACCTGAAGGTGAAGAACCGCATCTTTCGCTCCAACGTCTCAGGCAAGTTTGACAACTACGACGGCAGTGGCACGCAGACCCGGATCAACTGGGAGACGAAGTTTGCGCGGGGCGGCGTCGGCGCGATCGTGTCCTCGTACGTTCCGGTGCATCGCAGTGGGCGCATCATGCCCAACTACGCCACCCTCGAGAGCGAAGACCGCATCCCATTCTGGCGACGGCTCGTGGCGGAGGTTCACAAGTACGACTGCAGGTACATCCTCCAGCTGAGCCACTCGGGGCGGCAGCGCGACCAGGCAGGAGTGGAGAACCAGTTCTCCACGGCCGTCAGCTCCACCAACAGCAAGGATCCGTTCCACGGCATCCTGTGCCGGGCCATGTCCGCGCAGGAGATCAAGGAGGTGATCTCCTGGTTCGGGCAGGCCGCGCGTCGCGCCCGGGAGGCGGGGGCCGACGGTGTGGAGCTGCACGCAGCCAACGGTTACCTCATCACCCAGTTCCTCAGCTCCGGCATCAACGACAGGACTGACGATTACGGCGGCTCGTTGGAGAACCGGGCTCGTTTCGCCCTGGAGATCGTGAAGGAGATCCGCCGGGTGGTGGGCCGCGACTTCCACCTGCAGTTCAAGATCAGCGCGGTGGACCACAACGATGCCCCGTTCTTCTACGAGAAGAAGGGCAACTCGCTCCGGGACAGCATCCAGATCTGCCAGTGGCTTGAGCAGGCCGGAGTGGATGCGTTCCACGTCTCCACCGGCAGCATGTTCCCGCATCCGCTGAATCCGGTGGCGCCGTCCTTCCCATACGCTACTGCGGCCCGCACCTACGAGACGATGCTGTCCAGCGGCGTGCTGACCCTGCGCAACTACGCGCTGTTCCGCTACCGCATCCTCAACGGGCTGTTCGGCTGGCTGTGGAGCCGCCTCGTCAAGAAGAAGGCCCGTCAGAACGCGGAGCTCCACAAGCAGCTCGGCATGGGCAGTGACGTCACCGATCTGGAGGGGCTCAACGTCGCCGAGGCGCGCGAGATCCGCAGGAATGTCAACATCCCGGTGATCTGCACCGGTGGGTTCCAGAATGCCTCGCTCATTCGCAAGGTCATCGACGAGGGGTTCTGTGACGCGGTCTCCATCGCCCGGCCCCTCATCGCCAACACCGATCTGGTCAACACCTACTTCGCGAAGGGGCGGGATCTGCCTGACCGGCCGTGCACCCACTGCAACAAGTGCCTGGTCAACGCCATCGAGAACCCGCTGGGGTGCTACGACGTCAGCCGCTTCGATGGCGACTACCAGCGGATGATCACCGAGGTGATGTCGGTGTTCCACCCCACGTCCTTCGAGGAGCAGGACGAGGCGGCGTCCCTGGAGGAGGTCCGGCGTCATGTCGCGTGATCCCTCCGTTCAGGACGAGCTGGGCGTGCTCGAGGATTTGACCCCGGTGCAGCGCGCGGACCGCCGCTGGCGCAAGCGGGCTCTGCTCGCGCTGGGGCTGATGCTCCTGGGGCTGCTAGCCTGGTCGCTGTACCGCGGCTTCAATCCCAATGCCCCCGTGACGTACGAGGACATCGAAGAGCACTTCAAGTACGGCTCCATCGGCAGTGAGCCAGACAAGGGAATTCCCTACTACATCTTCAAGGTCCTTCCGGAGCTGTGCGCGGACAAGCTGTCGCGGCCGGAGGAGGGTTACGCGTCCCTGGGGCTCCTGTCCGAGCCGGGCAGGGACCTGCCGGTGGGGACCTCCCAGCGGCGGGTGATCGTGGACCGTGTAGGGCTCAACTGCGCCTTCTGTCACTCCGGTACGGTGCGCGAGGCGCCTGGAAGTCCGAAGCGCATCTACACAGCGATGCCGGCGAACAACCTGGACCTGAAGGGCTACGTGATGTTCCTGTCGGAGTGCGCCAAGGATCCCCGGTTCACGTCCGACAGCGTGATGGCCTACATCGACCGGCGCTTCGAGCTCGGGTGGCTGGAGCGGCTCGTCTATCGGTACGTCGTGGTGGATGCCACGCGCAGCGCGCTGATTGAACAGGCCGCGAAGACTGCGTTCATCTATCGCCAGCCGGACTGGGGGCCGGGGCGGGTGGACACCTTCAATCCGTACAAGACCCTCCAGTTCAACTTCGACATGTCCCATGACACGAGCGTGGGGACCACCGACTACGCGGCCGTGTGGAACCAGGGGGCTCGCGAAGAGGCGGGCATGGAACTGCACTGGGACGGCAACAACAAGAGCGTGCACGAGCGGAACATGAGCGCCGCACTGGGCGCTGGAGTCATTCCGCCTGCCCTCGACTGCGGCAGCCTCAACCGCATCGAGGCCTACCTGAAGGATCTGCCGCCTCCCAAGTACCCGTTCGCCATCGACAGCGCCCTGGCTGCACGCGGCAAGCCTCTCTACGAGCAGTGGTGCGCCGGGTGCCACGCGTTCGGCGGCGAGAAGACGGGCAAGGTGACCGCCTGGAGCGACATCCAGACGGACCGCGAGCGGCTGGACGTGTGGAGCTACCCGCTCCTGTCGAGCTTCAACACCCTCTACGCGGGCTATGCCGGCAAGGCGGGCGAGGCCGAGTGCAGGCACGTCTTCACGAACTTCCGCAAGACGGATGGATACGCGAACGTGCCCTTGGATGGCATCTGGCTCCGAGCGCCCTACCTGCACAATGGCTCGGTGCCCACGCTGAGGGATCTGCTGGAGCCCCCGGACAAGCGTCCCAGGAGCTTCTACCGAGGCTACGACGTCTTCGATCAGGAGAACGTGGGATTCGTCTCCACGGTGGAGCGCGAGGGGGACCGCACCTTCTTCCGCTTCGACGTCAGCCTTCGAGGCAACAGCAACGCAGGACACACCTATGGCGTGGACCTGACGGTTGACGAGAAGCGGGCCCTGGTCGAGTTCATGAAGTCCCTCTGAAGACGCTCCAGCACGAGACCGCTCGAGGAATCCCAAGATGAATACGGAAAACACCTTCTCCCGTTGGTTCGGCCGGGTGATGTGGGCGGGGATTGCCGCCAACCTCGTCATCGCAGTGATCGCACTGTTCCACCCGGCTTGGCTCATCTCGAAGCTGGGCCTGCCTGCCGCGTCGCCGCCCGTCTGGCCACGCCTCGTCGCCTTTTTGCTGATACTGCTCAGCGCCTTCTATGTGCCAGCCACCCA includes the following:
- a CDS encoding NADH:flavin oxidoreductase, with the translated sequence MTNTSHGDVIFRQLECRNLKVKNRIFRSNVSGKFDNYDGSGTQTRINWETKFARGGVGAIVSSYVPVHRSGRIMPNYATLESEDRIPFWRRLVAEVHKYDCRYILQLSHSGRQRDQAGVENQFSTAVSSTNSKDPFHGILCRAMSAQEIKEVISWFGQAARRAREAGADGVELHAANGYLITQFLSSGINDRTDDYGGSLENRARFALEIVKEIRRVVGRDFHLQFKISAVDHNDAPFFYEKKGNSLRDSIQICQWLEQAGVDAFHVSTGSMFPHPLNPVAPSFPYATAARTYETMLSSGVLTLRNYALFRYRILNGLFGWLWSRLVKKKARQNAELHKQLGMGSDVTDLEGLNVAEAREIRRNVNIPVICTGGFQNASLIRKVIDEGFCDAVSIARPLIANTDLVNTYFAKGRDLPDRPCTHCNKCLVNAIENPLGCYDVSRFDGDYQRMITEVMSVFHPTSFEEQDEAASLEEVRRHVA
- a CDS encoding c-type cytochrome; the encoded protein is MSRDPSVQDELGVLEDLTPVQRADRRWRKRALLALGLMLLGLLAWSLYRGFNPNAPVTYEDIEEHFKYGSIGSEPDKGIPYYIFKVLPELCADKLSRPEEGYASLGLLSEPGRDLPVGTSQRRVIVDRVGLNCAFCHSGTVREAPGSPKRIYTAMPANNLDLKGYVMFLSECAKDPRFTSDSVMAYIDRRFELGWLERLVYRYVVVDATRSALIEQAAKTAFIYRQPDWGPGRVDTFNPYKTLQFNFDMSHDTSVGTTDYAAVWNQGAREEAGMELHWDGNNKSVHERNMSAALGAGVIPPALDCGSLNRIEAYLKDLPPPKYPFAIDSALAARGKPLYEQWCAGCHAFGGEKTGKVTAWSDIQTDRERLDVWSYPLLSSFNTLYAGYAGKAGEAECRHVFTNFRKTDGYANVPLDGIWLRAPYLHNGSVPTLRDLLEPPDKRPRSFYRGYDVFDQENVGFVSTVEREGDRTFFRFDVSLRGNSNAGHTYGVDLTVDEKRALVEFMKSL
- a CDS encoding lysoplasmalogenase — protein: MSSDAPDSSLTKSPAGFLYVLLIAATAVNLTANLIADVTLFRLDATLCPPDVTMCHPDLTPCHPEQAQPAGWVSWLIRISKPMLVPALAGILFLSTRGVASTIRRGSFYVALLFCWVGDIALLISTAVPSTEPDYFFFVGLGAFGVAHLFFIWSYAPRDKQELRWMSFVYGLPFVVYGYTLYSVIYHSLVEPKQHATVQALSIAGYMVVLLSNGVTALLRLRANTQIRESSASILAGVVLFVQSDSIIAITRYVSVMPLERFSIMATYILGLYLMVRGCFLEPREGQLSRPTAQPEARPETPPTMQAAA